One stretch of Passer domesticus isolate bPasDom1 chromosome 2, bPasDom1.hap1, whole genome shotgun sequence DNA includes these proteins:
- the NHS gene encoding actin remodeling regulator NHS isoform X3: MPFAKRTVEPQRLCRRQPAASVLEESWGAEPPPRDPPPEEPGAASEGAEAAGGGEREAAAVLMVLDLCAVSNVALSRILRQLSDVARHACTLFQEVEADIQGTHRRVRALHGRIAGLQGAVRGLDPKQEAVPVSNLDAESKLSVYYRAPWHQQRNIFLPSTRPPCVEELHHHAKQHLRALRREHRSRGDNREQKVQGPIAVVAPPFPPFPAIRSQKRHAIKDRHLLPFNSTRSPSPIECCHMTPWSRKSHPPEDEDTDVMLGQRPKNPIHNIPSTLDKQTNWSKALPLPTPEEKMKQDAQVISSCIIPINVTDSDESPVARERNVIVHTNPEFSGSSNRRLGTRDSECQTEEILIAAPSRRRIRAQRGQSVVASLSHSTGNILVLADNGDAVFAAAVSNRIRSRSLPREGARASEGHQDATTKSAGYEAEHFLAGQERIPKKGKEILSKQGSQECQPIGLTCPQHLHSPEHSISERGRSRLSRMVDSGSCEISSNSDTFGSPIHSISTAGVLLSSHMDQKDDHQSSSGNWSGSSSTCPSQTSETIPPAASPPLTGSSHCDSELSLNTAPNANEDSSVFITEQFGDHADKVRGHRASSFTSTVADLLDDPNNSNTSDSEWNYLHHHHDASCRQDFSPERPKADSLGCPSFTSMATYDSFLEKTPSDKADTSSHFSVDTEGYYTSMHFDCGLKGNKSYICNYAAPGSESGQTGSMASSLADCAWQECVGHRRQARQCISLKKPKAKPAPPKRSSSLRKSEGSTDLPDKKEPKIGGGQHVSHTAREMKLPLEFSNTPSRVEGPSLPAKQELPWPNQDDGGLKDTQFDTASIPSFKDEGAEQPHYADLWLLNDLKSSDPYRSLSNSSTATGTTVIECIKSPESSESQTSQSGSRATTPSLPSVDNEFKLASPEKLAGLASPSSGYSSQSETPTSSFPTAFFSGPLSPGGSKRKPKVPERKSSLQQPLSKDGTASVSKDLELPIIPPTHLDLSALHNVLSKPFAHRHQLHTFSHSKQSAVGEALQPGPPSALAITPSVLKSVHLRAVNKPEGVKHKGSTPDLLCIQETTLMATEVSPGKMRPLLAKKPVSRQYSTDEAIMLYIDTSPAEAGPGKPPLEKSSSFGGQNSCDREAVTSASVGLVEIKPGKDQTHLAAEHLPESSLNQTAAIPMDGFQKGSAVPTSDDEIKKPVQGAETVKDLQQEVQAQQELSTGSEEKVEAGPVDESPAQAEGPAITYQFKHEPDVSHHVPGSISYEAEMTAVDSLSEEGYKQENDITSGIPTKSASDDSRADETVGSTDEPSLKESSPSDESIMSPLSEESQADTEDVFVSPNKPRTTEDLFAVIHRSKRKVLGRKDSGDLSVRNRLRASSGTSSQPPTSSTLPTSNMPPASNVGTPISSQRSPGLIYRNAKKSNTSNEEFKLLLLKKGSRSDSSYRMSATEILKSPILPKSPGELTADALQSTEESPPTTSPDALSPLSPCSPRVNTEGFSSKNFPMSASSRVGRSRAPPAASSSRYSVRCRLYNTPMQAISEGETENSDGSPHDDRSSQSST, from the exons CTGTCTCCAACCTTGATGCAGAGAGCAAACTGAGTGTCTATTACCGAGCGCCTTGGCACCAGCAAAGAAACATCTTCCTCCCCTCCACCCGCCCGCCCTGCGTGGAGGAGCTGCACCACCACGCCAAGCAGCACCTGCGAGCCCTGCGCAGAG AACATCGAAGCCGGGGTGATAACAGAGAGCAAAAAGTCCAAGGCCCCATTGCTGTGGTGGCTCCcccctttcctcccttccctgcaaTCCGCAGCCAAAAGAGGCACGCGATAAAGGACCGGCATTTGCTACCA TTTAACAGCACCCGTTCGCCCTCCCCAATTGAGTGTTGCCACATGACCCCCTGGAGTAGAAAG TCCCATCCACCAGAGGACGAAGATACAGATGTCATGTTAGGGCAGAGGCCGAAAAATCCAATACATAATATCCCTTCTACACTGGATAAACAAACCAATTGGAGTAAAGCACTACCTCTCCCAACTCCAgaggagaaaatgaaacaagATGCCCAAGTGATTTCTTCTTGCATTATCCCCATCAATGTCACTG ATTCAGACGAGTCGCCAGTGGCGAGAGAGCGCAATGTGATTGTGCACACAAACCCAGAATTCTCTGGCTCCAGCAACAGGAGGTTGGGGACCCGGGATTCGGAGTGCCAGACAGAAGAAATCCTGATTGCTGCTCCCTCCCGGCGACGGATCCGTGCCCAGCGGGGTCAGAGCGTTGTTGCCTCCCTCTCCCACTCCACTGGCAACATCCTGGTGCTGGCGGACAACGGGGATGCagtctttgctgctgctgtgagcaaCCGCATCCGCTCGCGGAGCCTTCCCCGCGAGGGCGCCCGGGCCAGCGAGGGCCATCAGGATGCCACCACCAAGAGTGCAGGGTACGAAGCAGAGCACTTCCTAGCTGGTCAGGAGAGGATCCCGAAAAAGGGGAAGGAGATCTTGAGCAAGCAGGGTTCACAGGAGTGCCAGCCTATTGGTTTAACGTGTCCTCAGCACCTGCATAGCCCCGAGCACAGCATCAGCGAGAGGGGGAGATCGCGGCTGTCAAGGATGGTTGATTCAGGCAGCTGTGAAATTTCATCCAACTCAGACACCTTCGGGAGCCCAATTCACTCCATCTCCACAGCAGGAGTCCTGCTCAGTAGCCATATGGACCAGAAAGATGACCACCAGTCCTCCAGTGGCAACTGGAGCGGGAGCAGCTCCACGTGTCCCTCCCAGACATCTGAAACCattcctcctgctgcctctcctccacTAACAGGCTCTTCACACTGTGACTCCGAGCTGTCACTCAATACCGCTCCCAATGCCAACGAGGACTCCAGTGTCTTCATCACAGAGCAGTTTGGTGACCATGCAGACAAGGTCAGGGGCCACAGGGCAAGCTCCTTCACATCCACTGTGGCAGATTTACTGGATGACCCCAACAACAGCAACACGAGCGACAGTGAATGGAACTACCTGCACCATCACCATGACGCCTCCTGTCGCCAGGATTTCAGCCCTGAGCGCCCAAAGGCAGACAGCCTGGGATGTCCCAGCTTTACCAGCATGGCCACCTATGACAGCTTCCTTGAAAAGACTCCCTCTGACAAGGCAGACACTAGCTCACACTTTTCTGTGGATACTGAAGGATACTATACCTCCATGCACTTTGATTGCGGTCTGAAGGGTAATAAAAGCTATATTTGCAACTATGCAGCCCCAGGCTCCGAGAGTGGCCAGACCGGGAGCATGGCTTCCAGCCTAGCCGACTGTGCCTGGCAGGAGTGCGTGGGCCACAGGAGGCAGGCACGGCAGTGCATCTCACTGAAGAAACCAAAGGCAAAGCCAGCCCCACCAAAACGCAGCTCATCTTTGAGGAAATCAGAGGGCAGCACCGACCTTCCTGACAAGAAAGAACCAAAGATCGGTGGTGGGCAGCATGTTTCTCACACTGCCAGGGAGATGAAGCTGCCCCTTGAGTTTTCAAACACACCTTCCCGAGTGGAAGGCCCCAGCCTGCCAGCCAAACAGGAGCTTCCCTGGCCAAACCAGGATGATGGCGGGTTAAAGGACACTCAATTTGACACCGCCAGTATCCCCTCCTTTAAAGATGAAGGTGCTGAACAACCTCACTATGCAGACCTCTGGCTTCTGAACGACTTGAAATCTAGTGATCCTTACAGGTCCTTGTCCAATTCAAGCACTGCTACGGGTACTACAGTCATAGAGTGCATCAAGTCACCAGAGAGCTCTGAATCCCAGACGTCTCAGTCTGGGTCACGAGCTACAACCCCATCCCTCCCCTCTGTTGATAATGAGTTTAAGCTGGCCTCCCCGGAGAAGTTGGCAGGGTTAGCCTCACCCTCCAGTGGGTACTCCAGCCAGTCAGAGACACCCACCTCTTCTTTTCCGACAGCTTTCTTTTCAGGACCATTGTCTCCAGGGGGGAGCAAGAGGAAGCCGAAAGTTCCAGAGAGGAAGTCATCGCTGCAGCAGCCACTTTCAAAAGATGGCACCGCCTCAGTGAGCAAAGACCTCGAACTTCCGATTATACCTCCTACTCACCTTGACCTAAGTGCTCTTCACAATGTCTTGAGCAAGCCCTTCGCTCACAGGCACCAGCTGCATACCTTTAGCCACAGCAAGCAAAGCGCAGTCGGGGAAGCCCTGCAGCCCGGCCCTCCCTCTGCCCTCGCCATCACACCCTCCGTTCTCAAGTCAGTCCACCTCCGGGCAGTCAACAAGCCTGAAGGAGTGAAACATAAAGGCAGTACCCCAGACCTGCTCTGCATACAGGAGACCACCTTGATGGCAACTGAGGTCTCTCCAGGCAAAATGAGGCCACTCTTAGCTAAGAAACCAGTATCACGCCAGTACTCTACAGATGAGGCCATAATGCTGTACATTGACACTTCCCCAGCAGAAGCAGGCCCTGGAAAGCCACCTTTAGAGAAAAGCTCCTCTTTTGGTGGGCAGAATAGCTGTGATAGAGAAGCTGTAACTTCAGCAAGTGTGGGTCTGGTTGAAATCAAGCCTGGGAAGGACCAAACACACCTGGCTGCTGAACACTTACCAGAAAGCTCTCTGAATCAGACAGCTGCCATCCCCATGGATGGCTTTCAGAAGGGCTCAGCTGTCCCCACAAGTGATGATGAAATAAAGAAACCTGTTCAGGGAGCAGAAACAGTGAAGGATCTTCAGCAGGAAGTGCAGGCTCAGCAAGAGCTCTCCACAGGCAGCGAGGAGAAGGTGGAAGCTGGGCCCGTGGATGAAAGCCCAGCTCAGGCTGAGGGACCGGCCATCACCTATCAATTTAAGCACGAACCCGATGTAAGCCACCATGTGCCTGGGAGTATCAGCTACGAAGCAGAGATGACAGCAGTAGATTCACTCAGTGAAGAGGGTTACAAGCAGGAAAATGATATCACATCAGGTATCCCAACCAAAAGTGCCTCTGATGACAGCAGGGCAGACGAGACGGTGGGCAGCACAGATGAGCCTTCACTGAAAG AGTCTTCTCCAAGCGATGAGTCCATCATGTCTCCACTGAGCGAGGAGTCACAGGCTGACACTGAGGATGTCTTTGTGTCTCCAAATAAACCTCGTACTACTGAGGATCTATTTGCAGTCATTCACAG ATCAAAAAGGAAAGTTCTTGGGAGAAAGGATTCTGGAGACCTTTCCGTAAGAAACAGATTGAGAGCTTCATCTGGGACCAGCAGCCAGCCTCCCACCAGCAGCACACTGCCTACCAGCAACATGCCACCAGCCAGCAACGTGGGCACTCCCATTAGCAGTCAGAGGTCCCCTGGGCTCATATACAGGAATGCCAAAAAGTCCAACACATCCAATGAGGAGTTTAAGCTACTGCTCCTCAAAAAGGGCAGCCGATCTGATTCCAGCTACAGGATGTCTGCCACAGAAATTCTGAAAAGTCCTATTTTGCCCAAGTCTCCTGGAGAGCTGACAGCAGACGCCCTTCAAAGCACGGAAGAGTCTCCTCCCACAACGAGCCCTGATGCATTATCGCCgctctccccctgctcccccagggtCAACACGGAAGGATTCTCCTCCAAGAACTTCCCCATGTCGGCGTCCTCGCGGGTGGGGCGGTCGCGGGCGCCGccggcagccagcagcagccggTACAGCGTGCGCTGCAGGCTGTACAACACGCCCATGCAGGCCATCTCCGAGGGGGAGACCGAGAACTCGGATGGCAGCCCCCACGACGACCGGTCTTCTCAAAGCTCTACATAG
- the NHS gene encoding actin remodeling regulator NHS isoform X2: MPFAKRTVEPQRLCRRQPAASVLEESWGAEPPPRDPPPEEPGAASEGAEAAGGGEREAAAVLMVLDLCAVSNVALSRILRQLSDVARHACTLFQEVEADIQGTHRRVRALHGRIAGLQGAVRGLDPKQEAVPVSNLDAESKLSVYYRAPWHQQRNIFLPSTRPPCVEELHHHAKQHLRALRREHRSRGDNREQKVQGPIAVVAPPFPPFPAIRSQKRHAIKDRHLLPSHPPEDEDTDVMLGQRPKNPIHNIPSTLDKQTNWSKALPLPTPEEKMKQDAQVISSCIIPINVTGVGFDREASIRCSLVHSQSVLQRRRKLRRRKTISGIPRRVQQEIDSDESPVARERNVIVHTNPEFSGSSNRRLGTRDSECQTEEILIAAPSRRRIRAQRGQSVVASLSHSTGNILVLADNGDAVFAAAVSNRIRSRSLPREGARASEGHQDATTKSAGYEAEHFLAGQERIPKKGKEILSKQGSQECQPIGLTCPQHLHSPEHSISERGRSRLSRMVDSGSCEISSNSDTFGSPIHSISTAGVLLSSHMDQKDDHQSSSGNWSGSSSTCPSQTSETIPPAASPPLTGSSHCDSELSLNTAPNANEDSSVFITEQFGDHADKVRGHRASSFTSTVADLLDDPNNSNTSDSEWNYLHHHHDASCRQDFSPERPKADSLGCPSFTSMATYDSFLEKTPSDKADTSSHFSVDTEGYYTSMHFDCGLKGNKSYICNYAAPGSESGQTGSMASSLADCAWQECVGHRRQARQCISLKKPKAKPAPPKRSSSLRKSEGSTDLPDKKEPKIGGGQHVSHTAREMKLPLEFSNTPSRVEGPSLPAKQELPWPNQDDGGLKDTQFDTASIPSFKDEGAEQPHYADLWLLNDLKSSDPYRSLSNSSTATGTTVIECIKSPESSESQTSQSGSRATTPSLPSVDNEFKLASPEKLAGLASPSSGYSSQSETPTSSFPTAFFSGPLSPGGSKRKPKVPERKSSLQQPLSKDGTASVSKDLELPIIPPTHLDLSALHNVLSKPFAHRHQLHTFSHSKQSAVGEALQPGPPSALAITPSVLKSVHLRAVNKPEGVKHKGSTPDLLCIQETTLMATEVSPGKMRPLLAKKPVSRQYSTDEAIMLYIDTSPAEAGPGKPPLEKSSSFGGQNSCDREAVTSASVGLVEIKPGKDQTHLAAEHLPESSLNQTAAIPMDGFQKGSAVPTSDDEIKKPVQGAETVKDLQQEVQAQQELSTGSEEKVEAGPVDESPAQAEGPAITYQFKHEPDVSHHVPGSISYEAEMTAVDSLSEEGYKQENDITSGIPTKSASDDSRADETVGSTDEPSLKESSPSDESIMSPLSEESQADTEDVFVSPNKPRTTEDLFAVIHRSKRKVLGRKDSGDLSVRNRLRASSGTSSQPPTSSTLPTSNMPPASNVGTPISSQRSPGLIYRNAKKSNTSNEEFKLLLLKKGSRSDSSYRMSATEILKSPILPKSPGELTADALQSTEESPPTTSPDALSPLSPCSPRVNTEGFSSKNFPMSASSRVGRSRAPPAASSSRYSVRCRLYNTPMQAISEGETENSDGSPHDDRSSQSST, translated from the exons CTGTCTCCAACCTTGATGCAGAGAGCAAACTGAGTGTCTATTACCGAGCGCCTTGGCACCAGCAAAGAAACATCTTCCTCCCCTCCACCCGCCCGCCCTGCGTGGAGGAGCTGCACCACCACGCCAAGCAGCACCTGCGAGCCCTGCGCAGAG AACATCGAAGCCGGGGTGATAACAGAGAGCAAAAAGTCCAAGGCCCCATTGCTGTGGTGGCTCCcccctttcctcccttccctgcaaTCCGCAGCCAAAAGAGGCACGCGATAAAGGACCGGCATTTGCTACCA TCCCATCCACCAGAGGACGAAGATACAGATGTCATGTTAGGGCAGAGGCCGAAAAATCCAATACATAATATCCCTTCTACACTGGATAAACAAACCAATTGGAGTAAAGCACTACCTCTCCCAACTCCAgaggagaaaatgaaacaagATGCCCAAGTGATTTCTTCTTGCATTATCCCCATCAATGTCACTG GAGTTGGTTTTGACAGAGAGGCTAGTATACGCTGCTCTCTTGTTCATTCACAATCTGTACTACAGCGGAGACGAAAGTTGAGGAGGAGGAAAACCATCTCTGGCATCCCCAGAAGAGTGCAACAAGAAATAG ATTCAGACGAGTCGCCAGTGGCGAGAGAGCGCAATGTGATTGTGCACACAAACCCAGAATTCTCTGGCTCCAGCAACAGGAGGTTGGGGACCCGGGATTCGGAGTGCCAGACAGAAGAAATCCTGATTGCTGCTCCCTCCCGGCGACGGATCCGTGCCCAGCGGGGTCAGAGCGTTGTTGCCTCCCTCTCCCACTCCACTGGCAACATCCTGGTGCTGGCGGACAACGGGGATGCagtctttgctgctgctgtgagcaaCCGCATCCGCTCGCGGAGCCTTCCCCGCGAGGGCGCCCGGGCCAGCGAGGGCCATCAGGATGCCACCACCAAGAGTGCAGGGTACGAAGCAGAGCACTTCCTAGCTGGTCAGGAGAGGATCCCGAAAAAGGGGAAGGAGATCTTGAGCAAGCAGGGTTCACAGGAGTGCCAGCCTATTGGTTTAACGTGTCCTCAGCACCTGCATAGCCCCGAGCACAGCATCAGCGAGAGGGGGAGATCGCGGCTGTCAAGGATGGTTGATTCAGGCAGCTGTGAAATTTCATCCAACTCAGACACCTTCGGGAGCCCAATTCACTCCATCTCCACAGCAGGAGTCCTGCTCAGTAGCCATATGGACCAGAAAGATGACCACCAGTCCTCCAGTGGCAACTGGAGCGGGAGCAGCTCCACGTGTCCCTCCCAGACATCTGAAACCattcctcctgctgcctctcctccacTAACAGGCTCTTCACACTGTGACTCCGAGCTGTCACTCAATACCGCTCCCAATGCCAACGAGGACTCCAGTGTCTTCATCACAGAGCAGTTTGGTGACCATGCAGACAAGGTCAGGGGCCACAGGGCAAGCTCCTTCACATCCACTGTGGCAGATTTACTGGATGACCCCAACAACAGCAACACGAGCGACAGTGAATGGAACTACCTGCACCATCACCATGACGCCTCCTGTCGCCAGGATTTCAGCCCTGAGCGCCCAAAGGCAGACAGCCTGGGATGTCCCAGCTTTACCAGCATGGCCACCTATGACAGCTTCCTTGAAAAGACTCCCTCTGACAAGGCAGACACTAGCTCACACTTTTCTGTGGATACTGAAGGATACTATACCTCCATGCACTTTGATTGCGGTCTGAAGGGTAATAAAAGCTATATTTGCAACTATGCAGCCCCAGGCTCCGAGAGTGGCCAGACCGGGAGCATGGCTTCCAGCCTAGCCGACTGTGCCTGGCAGGAGTGCGTGGGCCACAGGAGGCAGGCACGGCAGTGCATCTCACTGAAGAAACCAAAGGCAAAGCCAGCCCCACCAAAACGCAGCTCATCTTTGAGGAAATCAGAGGGCAGCACCGACCTTCCTGACAAGAAAGAACCAAAGATCGGTGGTGGGCAGCATGTTTCTCACACTGCCAGGGAGATGAAGCTGCCCCTTGAGTTTTCAAACACACCTTCCCGAGTGGAAGGCCCCAGCCTGCCAGCCAAACAGGAGCTTCCCTGGCCAAACCAGGATGATGGCGGGTTAAAGGACACTCAATTTGACACCGCCAGTATCCCCTCCTTTAAAGATGAAGGTGCTGAACAACCTCACTATGCAGACCTCTGGCTTCTGAACGACTTGAAATCTAGTGATCCTTACAGGTCCTTGTCCAATTCAAGCACTGCTACGGGTACTACAGTCATAGAGTGCATCAAGTCACCAGAGAGCTCTGAATCCCAGACGTCTCAGTCTGGGTCACGAGCTACAACCCCATCCCTCCCCTCTGTTGATAATGAGTTTAAGCTGGCCTCCCCGGAGAAGTTGGCAGGGTTAGCCTCACCCTCCAGTGGGTACTCCAGCCAGTCAGAGACACCCACCTCTTCTTTTCCGACAGCTTTCTTTTCAGGACCATTGTCTCCAGGGGGGAGCAAGAGGAAGCCGAAAGTTCCAGAGAGGAAGTCATCGCTGCAGCAGCCACTTTCAAAAGATGGCACCGCCTCAGTGAGCAAAGACCTCGAACTTCCGATTATACCTCCTACTCACCTTGACCTAAGTGCTCTTCACAATGTCTTGAGCAAGCCCTTCGCTCACAGGCACCAGCTGCATACCTTTAGCCACAGCAAGCAAAGCGCAGTCGGGGAAGCCCTGCAGCCCGGCCCTCCCTCTGCCCTCGCCATCACACCCTCCGTTCTCAAGTCAGTCCACCTCCGGGCAGTCAACAAGCCTGAAGGAGTGAAACATAAAGGCAGTACCCCAGACCTGCTCTGCATACAGGAGACCACCTTGATGGCAACTGAGGTCTCTCCAGGCAAAATGAGGCCACTCTTAGCTAAGAAACCAGTATCACGCCAGTACTCTACAGATGAGGCCATAATGCTGTACATTGACACTTCCCCAGCAGAAGCAGGCCCTGGAAAGCCACCTTTAGAGAAAAGCTCCTCTTTTGGTGGGCAGAATAGCTGTGATAGAGAAGCTGTAACTTCAGCAAGTGTGGGTCTGGTTGAAATCAAGCCTGGGAAGGACCAAACACACCTGGCTGCTGAACACTTACCAGAAAGCTCTCTGAATCAGACAGCTGCCATCCCCATGGATGGCTTTCAGAAGGGCTCAGCTGTCCCCACAAGTGATGATGAAATAAAGAAACCTGTTCAGGGAGCAGAAACAGTGAAGGATCTTCAGCAGGAAGTGCAGGCTCAGCAAGAGCTCTCCACAGGCAGCGAGGAGAAGGTGGAAGCTGGGCCCGTGGATGAAAGCCCAGCTCAGGCTGAGGGACCGGCCATCACCTATCAATTTAAGCACGAACCCGATGTAAGCCACCATGTGCCTGGGAGTATCAGCTACGAAGCAGAGATGACAGCAGTAGATTCACTCAGTGAAGAGGGTTACAAGCAGGAAAATGATATCACATCAGGTATCCCAACCAAAAGTGCCTCTGATGACAGCAGGGCAGACGAGACGGTGGGCAGCACAGATGAGCCTTCACTGAAAG AGTCTTCTCCAAGCGATGAGTCCATCATGTCTCCACTGAGCGAGGAGTCACAGGCTGACACTGAGGATGTCTTTGTGTCTCCAAATAAACCTCGTACTACTGAGGATCTATTTGCAGTCATTCACAG ATCAAAAAGGAAAGTTCTTGGGAGAAAGGATTCTGGAGACCTTTCCGTAAGAAACAGATTGAGAGCTTCATCTGGGACCAGCAGCCAGCCTCCCACCAGCAGCACACTGCCTACCAGCAACATGCCACCAGCCAGCAACGTGGGCACTCCCATTAGCAGTCAGAGGTCCCCTGGGCTCATATACAGGAATGCCAAAAAGTCCAACACATCCAATGAGGAGTTTAAGCTACTGCTCCTCAAAAAGGGCAGCCGATCTGATTCCAGCTACAGGATGTCTGCCACAGAAATTCTGAAAAGTCCTATTTTGCCCAAGTCTCCTGGAGAGCTGACAGCAGACGCCCTTCAAAGCACGGAAGAGTCTCCTCCCACAACGAGCCCTGATGCATTATCGCCgctctccccctgctcccccagggtCAACACGGAAGGATTCTCCTCCAAGAACTTCCCCATGTCGGCGTCCTCGCGGGTGGGGCGGTCGCGGGCGCCGccggcagccagcagcagccggTACAGCGTGCGCTGCAGGCTGTACAACACGCCCATGCAGGCCATCTCCGAGGGGGAGACCGAGAACTCGGATGGCAGCCCCCACGACGACCGGTCTTCTCAAAGCTCTACATAG